In Akkermansia muciniphila ATCC BAA-835, the genomic stretch CTGGCCAATGGAAAAGCCGTGGAATTGGCGGACGGTTCCGTACTGACGGTCAGCGGGGCTAATGATAACTCGGCTCTGAACCTGAATGCCTCCGGTTCCGGTACCGTTTCCGTGGGACTGGGAACCAGCTATGGGGCCAATGTCCTGAATATGAGCACGGAATTCCAGGGGAGCCTGTCCGTGACATCCGGCTATTTCCAATTGAATAACGTAACGATGGGGGCGGACGGCATCTTGAAACTGGCGGATTCCAACGTCCGTACGGAATGGAACGGAACAGCCGGAGGAACGTTTGCCAATGACGTTGTCTTTACGGGCAACCAGGTCTTTGCCACCAAGGATTTCACCTTCAGCGGCGATTTGAGCGGAACGGCGTTCTCCACCCAGGGAGCGGGCAATATTACCCTGGCGGGCGGCGTCAACCTGGACGGTCAGCTCAAGGTGCACCGCGGCACGGTTACCGTGAATTCCGCCGATGTGGCCAAGCTGGGGGACAGCATTGACATCCAGAACAATTCCACGCTGGCCTTTGCCCGCGATTTCTCCTACGGAGGCGTCATCAGCGGTACGGCCGGCAGCACGGTATCCGTAAACGCCGGAACGCTGGAACTCACCGGAGCGAACACCTTCCTGGGCGCACTCTCCATTGCGGGCGGCGCTACGGCGCGGCTGGGTGACGGAAGTGCCTGGGCCGGGTCCCTCTCCGGAGCCGGTTCCCTGGTTATTGACACTACCGGAGAGATAACGCTGGCGGCCGGCAACACCGGGTTCACCGGTTCCACGACGCTCTCCGGAACGGGCACCGTCACCTTGGCGGGGGCCGACTCCCTGGGGTCCGGACGGGTCACCGTCAATAACGGCGTTCTCAATTTGTCCTCTCTGGATGCGGCCAACGTTATTTTGATTACGAAGGGAAGCCTGGCAAACGCGGAAGCCAAAACCGCCGGAAACGTGGAAGTGGCCGCTTCCGCCGGAACGCAGGGAGCCCTGAATACCATCAATCTGGGCGGCCTGTCCGGCTCCATGGTCGGCTCCATCGTCATGGAGGATTACTCCCGGCTTACAGGCGTTTCCGGTGCTCTGGACATGACGGGCAAGACGGTGACGCTGAAACTGGATTCCGGCAGCCTTACAGCGGGCGGAACTACCGGACAGGGCGTTATTGATGCGGACAGCCTGACGCTTTCCGCCGCCACAACAACCATCAACCTCAGCAACCAGGGTGTTCTGGACCTGCTTGCCGCCAACCGGGATTCCACTGACGGCGTAGGGCTTGTACTGACAACGGGAACCCTGGCTGTGGATAATTTCAAGCAAATCGGATTCTCTCCTCTCCTGGCTTCCCTCGGCTATACCGTGACGGAAGTCCTGGGTGCGGACGGGACGCTGATGGTCAGCGGCAATACGGACCTTGTCTATCTGGTGGACGCCACCCCCAATTCAGACAACCCCAATATCAGCGATTACGCCGCGCTGGATCCCTACAAGGCTGTCGGCATTAATGGCACCACGCTTCATGTGAGCCTGAACGGGGCTCCGGAAGCCTCCCGGAATGGGGACGGTCTGAAAGTCAGCAACCTGGTTGGCAGCGACGGTGCGCTGACCGTGACGAATACGGCGGATGATGCGGCTTCCAACCACGCCGTGGTGGATCTGGTTCAGGATGTTGACGCCGGCGGCAACAGCTACGGCGGAACCATCAGCGGGGACCATGTGGATTTTGTCAAGAAAGGTGCGGAAACCCTCACCGTAGAAGGAAACTTCACCGGGAATGACTCCAGTCTCAGTTCCTCGGAGGGAAATATCATCCTGAACGGTGCAGGCAATAGCCTTACTACGCTGGAACTCGCGGGCGGAGACATAACGCTGGGCGGACGGAATGACGGCGCCTCCCGTGTAACCACGGTGGAGACGCTGGCTGCCGGCGCGGGAGGGGGAACCCTGAATTTGGGTAACGGAGCCCAGATGGTTCTTACCGGCCAGCAGGCCGGCAGCCATGTCACGGAAGTGACTATCTCCGGGGACGGTACGCTGACCTTGGGTGGTACGGGAACAGACTCCTCCCTGACACTGGGCAACGGCTCTTCCCTGAACGGTGTCCTGCTGGATATCCGTGAAGGGTCTGCCCTGTCCGCTGCAACCGGTTCCGTGAATACCGTTTCCGGACTGGAGGGCGGCGGAGCTCTGAAGCTGAGCGGTGCGGAAATGACGATCAGCTCTTCCGATTCCCATACCTTTACCGGTACTCTGGACGGGGCATCCGGAACGCTCAACGTCAAATCCGGCAACGGAAGCGTCCAGACTATCAAGGGTGCGGGCAATGCAGGTTATCACCTGAATGTGAGTGACGGCGGCGTGCTGACCCTGGCCGGAGCGGCAGGGGAGGGCGGCAATCCCGCCCAGGCTTCTTATCAGGGGATTACCGTGAACGGCGGCACGCTCAATATCGGCAGCGCAGACGATCCCAAAACCCAGCTGACGCTTGGCTCGGACGGCTTGAGCGTGACAGGGGACAGCACAGTAGCCATTACCACTTCCTCCACAACGGTGGACGGCCTGGGCAATCCCTTTGTCACCTCCAGCGGAAATATTACGCTGGGAGACGGGACGGGGGAAGTCACGCTGGTCATGAACAATCTGGATACCCTGGTTTCCGGGAGTTCGGAAACGCTGAATATGGAATTGTTCAAGACAACGGACGGCGCGCTGGTGTCCCTGGGTGACAATGTCACCCTCCAGGACATGATTCTTGGTTCCATGTATGAAAACCTGGAGCTGACCACCAATGACAGCATGACGGCCATCATCCTCACCGGTACGGCGCGCACGGAAAACATTTTCCGTGACTCTTCCCTGACGCGGAATGCCGCTACTGGAGCGGACATCCTTTGGAATTCCCGCTATCACATGGAGGAAGGCTCTGCCTTGCGCGATTTCTATACCTCTGTTCTTCTCTCCCAGAATTCAGGCGACTATTCCGGCGCCGCCCGCAAACTGGCCGCCGCCGCCGGCAGCACGGTTACCAGCCTGGGCATCGCCCAGCGCGACTCCCTGCGCGACCAGATGGGCTGGATACGCAACCGCGTGGCGCAGATGGGCGTTAACCCTGCATATGTCCATGAAGACATGCCCTACTTCCATATGTGGATGCAGGGAACCGGGTCTTATGCCAAGCTGGACACCAGGGGGGATGAAAGCGGCTACGAACTCACCACCTGGGGAGGCACGGTAGGCATGGACGTGGATATCAACGACCGCCTCACTGCGGGAGCTGCGTTTACTGCCAATTACGGAAGCCTGACGGCCAGCGCGGCGGATACGGCGGACGGAGACCTGGACAGTTACTATGTCAATCTGTTCGCCCGCTACCAGTACCGTAAATGGTCCCATCTGCTGATTCTGACGGGTGGCTGGAATGATGCCTCGCTGACGCGCACGGTGAATTACGGTACGGGGTCTTACCAGGCCCGCGGCAATACGACGGGAGCCGGTTTCGGCGCCATGTACGAGTTGGCGTATGACATCGCTCTCAATGAAGACAGGAGCGTGATTCTCCAGCCTTTGTTTAACGCTTCCATCGTGACGACCCGCATGGACGGCTATCGGGAAAGCGGTTCTGCCGGAAATGCCGGACTGAAGGTGGAAGACCAGGAACTGACTACGGCTGCTGTCGCTGTGGGTGCCCGGCTCTCCGGACTCATGGGGTCCAACATCTTCGGGCGTGAAGCGCTGGGAGAAGTACGGGTGAACGTTTCCCAGGATATGGGAGACCGCCGCGGGCAGGCTAATGTGGGCTTCCTGGCAGATCCCTCCTATACGCGTCCGGTGTATGGCGCCAAGGTCGGAAGCACGGCCTTCCAGATTGGCGCGGGGCTGAGCGTTCCCGTGGGCACCCAGGGCGTCATTTTTGTGGACGGCAATGCGGATATCCGCAGCGGTTCCAGCTCCATCAACGGGAGTATCGGCTACCGCTACAACTTCTAAAGGAAAAAACGTCGGCCAATTGGAAAGCCGTTGCGGATGATTCCGCAGCGGCTTTTTTCATGAATGGGCGGGATTTCTTTAAGGATAACTTCAAGCTTGGGTTGACGTTCCTGATGGCTGCTTACTTCCATTCCCATTCAATGGGCGTTTCCAGATCGGGCCGCAGCGCCTGGCGCACAGGGCAGGACAAGGCGGTTTTTTCCAGCATGGCGCGGAGAGGGTGGCTGCCTTCCAGGGGCATGATTACCTTCAGTTCAATTTTTTCAATTCCCTTGGATGATTCCGCCGCACGCGCCAGAACGCGCATGCCTTTCAAATCCACTCCTTTTCTGGCCGCGACCACGGAAACCAGGCTCATCATGCAGGAGGCGAGCGTGGAACCGAGCAAAACTCCGGGGGAGGGGAATTCTGCGCGGCCTTCAAAAGAAGCGGGCAGGTCCGTGGAAAACGTGACGTTGGAAGGAATAAAGGTGGTTTCGCAGCGGAATTGTCCGACGTTCTCCGTTTCGGAGGTGTAATAATGATCAGTCATGAAGGTGTGACAGCGAAAACCCTGTTCGGGTTCATCCGGTTCAGGTTATTTTCACGTTGAAGAGCCGTGAAGTTCCGCTTTGCAGGGAACCTGGCCGTTCCTTCATGACATGGTTGATTTTTTCCTCTTGCTTCCGGTTCCCTGCATTACTTCTTTTTAAGCGTTGCTCCGCCGTGTCTTCTTGCGGCGGGAAAAAGCTTACGCCGTCCCCTTCGGCTTCCTTGCCGCCAGAATGCGCCGGATGGGTTCCGCATAAAGCTCCGGCTCCAGCAGGAAGGAATCGTGTCCCTTGGTGGAAGCGATGGTATGGAACTCCGTGGGAATATGGGCGGCTTCAAGCTGCGCCGCGAAATCCTGCTGTTCCGCCGGGCGGAAACAGCAGTCTGTATCAATGGAAAAGATAAGCGCGGGAATCCCTGCGCGGCGGAAGCCTTCCAGGGCGGTTTGAAATGTTCCGTCCGGGGTGTGGTCGCGGATGTCGAACTCCGCCCACATATCCGCAATACGGATATAGGCGTTGGCGTCAAAGCGCTCCGCGAACTTGGTTCCCTGGTGAAGCATGTAGCTTTGCGTGCTGCGGGTGGGGGTCATCCACGTGAGCAGGCCGTAGTTGCCTCCCACCTCTTTTCTGGCGCGCTGTTCCAGCCCCTCCTGGTAAACAAATGATTTGTGGCCGATGATACGGGCGAACGCCAGCCCTTTTTTTGGCGCCGGTCCCCGGTAGTAATCCCCGCCTTGGAAATCCGGGTCAAGCTCAATGGCCAGGATTTGTTCAAACAGGGACAGGCGGTGTTCAATGGAAGCCCGGTAACCGGAGCCGATGGAGATGAAGCTCCGGACCCGTTCCGGGAACTGGCACGCGAAGCTGAGGGCGATCAGTCCGCCCACGGAGGGGCCCATAAGATGAACGCGTTCTATGCCCAGGCTGTCCAGCAGAAGGGCCTGGAGACGTGCCTGGTCTGCGGCCTCCACATGCGGGAAACGGGAGCCGTAGGGCTGGCCGTCCGCAGGGCAGGGGGTAGCGGGGCCTGTGGTGCCGTAGCAGCCTCCCAGGTAATTGGCGCAGATGATGCAGAAGCAGTTTGTGTCCAGCGGCTTGCCGGGGCCGATGATGCTGTTCCACCAGCCCTCGTGGTTTTCCGGTTTCCAGAGGGAATCGATGCCCGGGACTTCCGGATTGTAACCGTAGGCGTGCTGGCTGCCGGAAAGAGCATGGAACAGCAGGATGGCGTTGTCTTTATTCGGCGTCAGGGTTCCGTATTGTTCGTAGGCGACGCGAACCTTGTCCAGCGTAGCTCCATTTCTCAGGGAGAAGGAGTTGGGAAGATCCAGGAATTTGGTTTGGACGGCAGGAAGCTGCATGGATGTACGGAAAGGGGTTTGGTCAGCAAAAAAAGACCGGCACCCGGCGGGCGGCGGTCTTCTTGAAATCTGTGCTGGGCCAGGGATTACTTGACGCCCTTTTTGGAAAGGCGCGTGCCTGCCGTAGCGCCCTGGCGGGCCTTGAACTTGGGATTGCTCTTGCAGATCACATACAGCGTGCCCTTGCGCTTCACGATTTGGCAGTCTGCGTGGCGGCGCTTCATAGAGGCTAAGGAAGAAAGAACTTTCATGGTGTATAACTCCGGTTTGGTGTTCGGTTCGGGAGACGGAATATACCGTTTAGTTAAGAATTGTAAAGTCATTTCTTTGCCAAAAGTAAGATGCCGTCTCCGCAGAGATGCTTTTATGAGGAAGATGCAGTAAAGCATGGGATGGCTTTGGATTCCGCGCCGGCGGAAAAATTTAGGGAAGACGTCATTTAGCCGGGAAAATAAAATGCGGGAAGGGACCTCTGCCGGGGGAATAAAGGGTTTGTGGACCGGAGGGGATTCGTATAACATCTTTTCCGGTTTTCCTTATGACTGATTCTTCCTCTCCTGATTCCTCCCCGGCTTCCCGGAATACGTTTGCCCATCATTTGGGAATGAAAGGGTTTCTGCTCATGGAAGGGCTGTTGAAGCTCGTGGGCATGAAAACGCTGTACCGGCTGGGGCGCGCGGCAGGGGCCGTGGCGTGGCATCTGCTTCCCCAGCGCCGGAACATTGTGGAAAGGAATCTGCGCATCGTTTTGGATCCGGCCCTGCGCGGAAAGGAACTGCAGAAATTAAGCCGGGAAAATTTCAAAAGGACCATTGCCAATTTCCTGTGTTCCGCGAAGACGGCCACCCTGACGGATGAGCAGTTGAAGCATTGCGTGACGGTCGGAGGGCACGAACAGTTTGCCGCGCCTGTGCTGGAAGGGCGCGGGCAGGTTTGCGCCATAGCCCACTCCGGCAACTGGGAGGCGCTGGCGAGAATACGCGCATTTTACCCAGAGGTGGAGCGTTACGGGTCCATGTACCGCCAGTTTGACAATCCGCTGATGGAGGAATACGTGTACCAGCGGCGCACGGAACGTGGAACTCAGATGTTCTCCAAGGAGGGAGGCATCAAGGCTCCCATGAAAATGCTCAAGGAAGGGGGGGCCCTGGGCGTGCTGAGCGACCAGTTCGTATGGGAGGGGGTGTATGTCCCCTTTTTCGGCAAGGTGACCGGCACGACTCCGTTGCCCGCTCTGCTGAGAAAAAGGGCTGGCGCGGACATGGTGGCCATAGCGGTGCGCACGGATGCTCCTGGCCACTGGATAGCGGATATGGGGAATGTGGTGGATTTTTCCAGGTCGGACGGCTCTCTGGCAGGGGACACGATTGAAGTGAACAGGGGGCTGGAAACGTTGATCCGGGAATCCGTGCTGGATGTGTTCTGGATGCACCACCGCTGGAAATCCGTTGACCGCTTTGCCCCGCAGGATAAAAAAACGGCTGCGCTTCTGGAAAATATGGAGCTGAAGCCGTACCGCATTCTGGTAGCCGTTCCCAGGGCGCTGGATGAAGCCCTGGCGACTGTTCCCCTGATTCGTGCTTTGAAAACCGTCCGGTGCGACATGCAGGTGAACATCGTCTGCCCGTCTGCCCAGCTGGGGATATGGAAGACGGTGCCGGAAGTTACCCATGTGTTGCCGCACGACTCCCTGAAGCAGCTTCGGGAAGCTTTGGCAGCAGATGAATTTTACAATGACGGACCGCTGGATCTGGGTGTCATGCTGGATGGAGATATGGAAACCCTGAAAGCGCTGGAACCGTATGGCCCCATGATGTTTTCCGGGCTGGACACGCATCCCGGCGCCCGGAAGTACAAATTCCGGGTAAAGGCCCCCGTCCTGCGCGCCGCCCCCCCGGCGCACCGGGTGCAGCTTTATCTGCAATTGGGGGGGCTGCATGGGCTGGACGTCGCCACCCCGTCTTTGTTCCCTGTGAAAAAAGCGGCCCCGGCGGAAGACGCCCTCATTTTAATCGCTCCGTTTTCCCGCCTGGGGAGCGCCAGTGAATGGAGCAGGGAGCAGTGGAGGGAGCTGGTTTCCCTTTTGCCGGGACGGACGGTGCTGGCGGCTCTGGAAGAAGACCGGGAGCGTGCCGCCTCCCTGGCGGAACATTTGAATGTGGAGCTGGCGGTGGGTGCGCCGGAGGCTCTCTTTCCCGTCATGGACGGCGCTGCGGCGGCAGTAGCCGTGGATGGCGACTTTCCGTCCCTCTGTTCTTTCCGGGGGCTTCCGGTGGTGACTCTGTTTTCCACCCGGCTTCCGGATGTTTACCGCCCTATGGGCACATTCAACCGTTCCCTTTACAGCCACCAGTGCTGTTCTCCCTGCTTCCGGAAGGAATGTGACCGGGATGTTCCCTGCAACCGCCACATTGCCGTGCGGGAAGTACTGGAAGCCTTGCGGGAAATTTCCGGGAAAGAATAATCTGGGAAGGGACGGAATGCCGCCCCCCGGCGTTGGCGGAAAAACGGCGGGAATGCTGCCGTTGCCGTAAAGAATGATGGAATAACGAAAGGAATTGCGGAAATGCCGTATTCCGGAGCAATTCCAGAAATGCGTCTTCCTTTTTGCATGGGTTCTGTAGTGGAGGGAAGAGGGCCCCTCATCCGGAAGAGGGGGATGCCTGCGTCCGGTTTGCTGCGGTTGGTGGCGCCAAAGCGCGAAAATCCGGTTAATGCACGCAATCCGGAAAGCCGCCCCGCCGGAAAATGCCGCGGACCTGTTCCGCCAGTTCTGCGGACGCTTCCGGGACGTCCTTCAAAGTATAGTCCAGCTTCAATTCATCCCATTTGAATCTCCCCAGCTGGTGGAAAGGGAGCACGTCCACGCGTTCCACGTTGCCCAGAAGCGCCGCATGGCGGGAGAGTTCCTCAATTTCTTCCAGATTGTCCGTAACGCCAGGTACCAGCACATACCTCAGCCACACGGGCTTGCGGAGGGAGGCCAGGCGTTCCGCAAACTCCAGTGTAGGGCGCAGTTCCCCGCCTGTCAGGGCGCGATACCGTTTCGGATTCCATGCCTTGATATCCAGCAGGACCAGGTCCGTATCCGCCAGCATTTCTTCGCCCGCATTCACGCCCAGATGGCCGGAGGTATCCAGGCAGGTGTGCAGGCCCAGTTTCCGGCAGCCTTTCAGCACGGCACCGGCAAAATCCGGCTGGAAGAGGGGATCCCCGCCGGAGAGGGTGACGCCGCCGCCCGCCGCCTGCAAAAAATCCCGG encodes the following:
- a CDS encoding OsmC family protein, with translation MTDHYYTSETENVGQFRCETTFIPSNVTFSTDLPASFEGRAEFPSPGVLLGSTLASCMMSLVSVVAARKGVDLKGMRVLARAAESSKGIEKIELKVIMPLEGSHPLRAMLEKTALSCPVRQALRPDLETPIEWEWK
- a CDS encoding homoserine O-acetyltransferase family protein — protein: MQLPAVQTKFLDLPNSFSLRNGATLDKVRVAYEQYGTLTPNKDNAILLFHALSGSQHAYGYNPEVPGIDSLWKPENHEGWWNSIIGPGKPLDTNCFCIICANYLGGCYGTTGPATPCPADGQPYGSRFPHVEAADQARLQALLLDSLGIERVHLMGPSVGGLIALSFACQFPERVRSFISIGSGYRASIEHRLSLFEQILAIELDPDFQGGDYYRGPAPKKGLAFARIIGHKSFVYQEGLEQRARKEVGGNYGLLTWMTPTRSTQSYMLHQGTKFAERFDANAYIRIADMWAEFDIRDHTPDGTFQTALEGFRRAGIPALIFSIDTDCCFRPAEQQDFAAQLEAAHIPTEFHTIASTKGHDSFLLEPELYAEPIRRILAARKPKGTA
- the ykgO gene encoding type B 50S ribosomal protein L36, yielding MKVLSSLASMKRRHADCQIVKRKGTLYVICKSNPKFKARQGATAGTRLSKKGVK
- a CDS encoding glycosyltransferase family 9 protein; translated protein: MTDSSSPDSSPASRNTFAHHLGMKGFLLMEGLLKLVGMKTLYRLGRAAGAVAWHLLPQRRNIVERNLRIVLDPALRGKELQKLSRENFKRTIANFLCSAKTATLTDEQLKHCVTVGGHEQFAAPVLEGRGQVCAIAHSGNWEALARIRAFYPEVERYGSMYRQFDNPLMEEYVYQRRTERGTQMFSKEGGIKAPMKMLKEGGALGVLSDQFVWEGVYVPFFGKVTGTTPLPALLRKRAGADMVAIAVRTDAPGHWIADMGNVVDFSRSDGSLAGDTIEVNRGLETLIRESVLDVFWMHHRWKSVDRFAPQDKKTAALLENMELKPYRILVAVPRALDEALATVPLIRALKTVRCDMQVNIVCPSAQLGIWKTVPEVTHVLPHDSLKQLREALAADEFYNDGPLDLGVMLDGDMETLKALEPYGPMMFSGLDTHPGARKYKFRVKAPVLRAAPPAHRVQLYLQLGGLHGLDVATPSLFPVKKAAPAEDALILIAPFSRLGSASEWSREQWRELVSLLPGRTVLAALEEDRERAASLAEHLNVELAVGAPEALFPVMDGAAAAVAVDGDFPSLCSFRGLPVVTLFSTRLPDVYRPMGTFNRSLYSHQCCSPCFRKECDRDVPCNRHIAVREVLEALREISGKE
- the pflA gene encoding pyruvate formate-lyase-activating protein, whose product is MPQVFPQNHDPDGESSVTGLVHSVESCGTVDGPGIRFVLFLSGCSLRCRYCHNPDTSYVRRGRTRSADDVLKEIARYRDFLQAAGGGVTLSGGDPLFQPDFAGAVLKGCRKLGLHTCLDTSGHLGVNAGEEMLADTDLVLLDIKAWNPKRYRALTGGELRPTLEFAERLASLRKPVWLRYVLVPGVTDNLEEIEELSRHAALLGNVERVDVLPFHQLGRFKWDELKLDYTLKDVPEASAELAEQVRGIFRRGGFPDCVH